The region cccccactctGCCAGCTCAGAGTGGTGGGCACAGACCAGACCCTCTTCTGGGGGCAAAGTGCTGGGCTCTGGAGCAGGGAACCCCCTCCTCTCTCGTGCTAGTCCCCCCCCTGCATGGCTGGCCCCTGGGGAAGCCTGACAGCCCTTCCGACCTTGGGGACACACCAGGGCTCCCCTAAGGAGTCACAGCCACATGAGCTGAGGGAGGGGGCCCTGCAGGTAGAGCCTGGGTCCCAGGGGCCCTTGTGCTGACGCTGTCTTGTTCTCAGTGTGGCTGGCCAGACATCTCGCTGGCTGGGGGAAATGGAGACCCCAGGTCTGGGTTTCTCCTCCCCTacctccccctccaccccgccgCCCCGCCAGGATgtacgggggcgggggggggggagaagcagacccagaAGGCGGGAGCCATGGTGTGGCACGCAGCCCCGCCCACCTGGCCTGGTACCTGCTGCTCCTGAAGCTGCCGGATGGTGCTCTGGGCCTTCTGCAGGTCCTCGGCCGCTGAGCTGCACTGCTGCCGCACGACAGCCAACTCCCGCTTAATGACATAGTTCTCCTCGGCCTCCTGCGCCCGCGTCACCTGCCCCTGAGCACAGCGAGGATGGGACGCATGACCCTCTGCTCACACTCCAGGCCCTGCCTCGGGCCCACCGCCGGGGGAGGCCCCGAGAGGGCGGccatggggtgggagaggggcaaggCCTCCCGCACTCAGAGCCTGGGATGGGGCGCCCCACCGGGTCTGGGCctgtgggtgggggcaggcaggaacAAGACACGGGGAGGAGCCTGAAGGCACAGAcccaccccaggcccaggctTTGTGGGGCTTAAATGGAGAACAGGGGCCCCAAGCTGGGGCCGAGGCCAGCTCCTTCCCCTGCCGGCTCCTGGCTCTCAGCCTCTGCCCCACGTGAGGAGAACCCATCCTTATTCGGGACTGAGGCACAGCAGCCACGGGGCTCCACTGGCGAGGGTGGGGGTCTGGAGGCAGCGGAGGCCCCGGGGACTCAGGACTGGCCCTCAGGGCAGGGTTGGCAGGTGGAGTACAGCTCTTCTGGAGCCTTCTCCAGTCCTGAATCCTGGGGCCTCCATCTACCTGGGGCTaagacccctcccccccacctcattCCCTCAAGCCACCCAATTCGGGTCCCCCCATTCCAGGCTCGGAGCCACCAGGTGGCAGGCAGAAGCTTCCAGATAAAGCCATTCGAGATGaggcagcagcagaagcaggTGAGGGAAGATGGCAGGCCTTGCAGGTAGGAGCGGAGAGGAGCGTGAGGGGCCAGAAGGggtggtgcgtgtgtgtgtgtgggggtgggggtggggggtagggaggcTCAGCGCAGTGCACACACCAGGGCCTGTGGCTGATATAGACTCAGGATCCCCACCTGTGTCCCTGGAGGGAGGAAGCTTTCTGTCCACATGCGTGTACAGACATGCACAGACTCACACTTACCCCCACACACCAtgccttcacacacacacccctcttccccccccctaGGGAAACCTCTGTCTCCCCTGAGAAGCAGTCCCCAGCCACCCCCATGCATGGTGCCAGGCCTGCCCCCTTCTGCCCCCCGGGTTGGCAGCGGCCAAGGAAGAGGCGGTTCCTGGCTGTCGTGTGCAGGGACCAGGACGGACATGGGAGAGGGGCATGAAAAGCTACAGTACCTGGATTAACCTATCAGCCAGAGCAGCGCTCTCCTACCCGGCGGAGGGGGTTCCGAGCgacagggggaggaggcagagcggAAGGCGCAGGgacaggagagggggagagacagacaagaaCCACTTGTCACTAACGCAGTGGACTATCTCtagaagcaggggagagaggagtgaGACCAGAGAACCAAAGAACCAGCAGGAGAGGACCCGGAGGAAGAGCAAAGCCAAGGCTAGCTCCGTCCTGGAGAGGGATCTGTGTGtggtgggcaggtgggggtgcCCACAGCTGCTGCCTCCAGGGCCTGGCAAGCTCCGCACGGGAGGAGGCGCATCCCCGGAGGCTGAGGGATGGGGCGGCAGCGGCGGGCCACGGGGAAGTGTTTTAACTTGGACTTGGAGTAAGAATCGAGGCTTTGGCGCCAGGGCAGTACACTCCGGTGGATGACTACTCCCTGTGGGCAGTGGGGGGCCAAGTGAGAGTCGGAGAGGGGCCCCCTCCCCGCCTTTACTCCCATCTTTAAAAACAGGTTGGGGGCCAGGGTCAAGGTTGTGGCACCCCACCACAGCACCGGGGGTAAGGCCGCCCCTCCTCTACTCTACCTCCTTTCTTTCGAGGGTGAGGCCTCCAAATTACAGGGTTGGGAGCCTGTGGCCTAATTTAGGGCACCTCAGTCAAGGCAGCAgtctgcctccttccccccatGCAGGCAGCCCAGGAGGGACCCGTGTTTGCAGTTAACTGGGTTATAATTTCACACCCAATCCCAAGCAAAGCTGCCCTATGCCCCCTGGTTCTATGGCAGCCCAAATCTCAGTGGGgcttgttgggggtggggtgggcatggGATGTGCACCATGCTTCTCAGGGGCCGCTGGTTCAAGGTGGGGCCCAGGCCCGGGCAGGGGGCTGGCTGGCCCTCTAGCTGCTGGGTCCTGCTTGGGCCCTGGAGGAGTTGGTGCCACAGGCTGGTGGCCATGCTCCTCACCTTCTCCAGGGTCTCGATCCGTTGTTTCAGGAGCCGGTTCTCCGTCCGAAGCCTCTatgtggggagagggggggagtGTGTCAGaaccccactcccactcccataCGTAAAGGGCCAGGCTGCCTCCAGGCAAGATATAGAGCCATCATCAGATGCTCTGGATCAGTGATCCCAGGAAACAGGGCCAATTCCCATATAGCATGgcccatttgatttttttttttttaaacaaaccttGGTTCATAAAGTGATTGCTTTCATGGGTATGCACTGTGTGTCAGGGGTCAGTGGTCAGCACCCTCGCCTTCCTGGGGAGTCTCCTGGGGAGATGTGTGGTACCTCCCACAAGGGCAGGCCTTCCTCTGGGCTTCTCCATTCCCTCCCCTCACTGCTTCACTTCCAGCACCAGAATGAACTGTTCTCAGAGTTAGGGTCCAGGGGAGGGGGTCTTGCTGAACACACAGCCCTCCTTCAGCTGGACGGCTATGTTTCTATGACCCACCAAAAGTCAGCTGTGCTCAGAACCCGGCTGGGGTTCTGGAAGCAGCTTGCTTTGCTTTTCACCTTCTCCCCTACACTGATGGATTTGGTTTTAAGCAAAGTGAGGTTTATATACGCCTTGCATCTTAGTCTCTACCTATGTACGCTTGAAGGAGCAGGTACAGATAGTTGGATCCTAAGTGTGTGCTGAATGAACACCAACCAGATCCAGCATCTTCCTGAAGCCCTGAGACCCCACATTCATCCATTATTGAGGGCCCTGCCTCCCTGTGGATCACAAAAaacattttctggtttttctccGGGAAGAAGGTGATGGAAACACCCAGAACACTCCTGGGAAGCATCTGCAGTCAGAGAGAATCACAGACGTGATTGACAGTCATTCAGTGATGTCATGTGTGGGGAAACTGAATCAGGGGGGGCACTGTCTTGTCTGAGCCCCCCAGCTTGCCTGGATTAGAGCTGTTTCAGGCACAAGTCTCTGCCCCACATCTGGAATGTGGAGTCCAGATCCTCACCCCTGACCTTTGGATCGCTCTGCCCCATCTCTGGCCTCGGCCCACCACTGCATAAGTGCAGAGATCCCTGAGGAGTTTGATGTGCCCAAGCAACAACTCTCCTCTCTTCTGCTTACTCCAAAGGGAAAATGAGACAAGGAGTGAGCAAGAACTCTGGGGTCTAGGTAGGCATCAggcgtgtttttttttttttttttcttctgtatttttgatGCTTTGACATCCAGCTACCTGGCCAGTCTTGGGAGAGACTGCCCTGCCCGGACTAGCTCATTCCTAGAGACAGCAAACCACCTGCAGGCTAGTGCGCCTTTCAGATGCAAACCAGCCAACCCagagcccccacccacccaccttgcCTGTCTCACTCACACACCAAGCCCAATGTTCTCCCTGCCCTAAATTGCCCCAGGACAACGAGGGACCCCACTGTAGCCTGCAGCTTCCTGAAATTATTCAAAGGAACCAACCCTCAACTCCAACTTGACTACCCTGCCTTGCCCGTTCCTTCCTGTGGAGACCACAGTAAAGGCTCTGGCCCATGCTTTGCCCCTCTCGCCCTCTGCCTCCGGTGCTTCCCCATGTGGCCAAGCACGGTGGGGCGTGCCCCCTCCTTTCGGGAACTGTGAGTAATGAACTCTTCTTTCAAAGGCAGTCTGTGTGTTGTCTCCGTGTCTGTCACCGTACCACACCTGATTAAAGCGAATTCCAGGTACATTTTGAAACAGGCTAAAAGGGAAAGAGCAAAGGGCAGAGCCAGGGGTGAAGACGTCTGCCTGGATCCTTTAGGGCCTATGGGCTCTCAGGCTCCTCTGAGGGGAAGTTTCCAGGTGGGGCATATAGTCTCAGTGTCAGCTGTGTCCCTGCCTACTGCTGGGCCCTCATGGTCACCAATGGGGGCAGGCCCATGACTGTGCATGAGCAAGACAGGTACCCACGTGTGGACTGGTGCATTAGTCAAGTTACCATTCCTGAGAAAGGGGGACGCTTGCAAACTCAGGACACAAAACTACTTCTGGAAAACCTACAAACAGGGTCAGGACGCTGAtgtccttcctctccctttcagGTATGGGTGGCAGGTTACCTGGATTCTAATCTAGATTCTGCCTCTGTCTTTCTAAAGGAGGTGGAGATGctgataatggtgatgataataaaaataaaaattaataaattacaaTAATTTGAACAGCAGAGCAAatgttgtccccattttgcagaagggGACACTGAAGCTCAAAGGGATGAATCTTCCTGGGTCACATGGCTGGTCCATGGTAGAGCTGGGGGTTGAATCCTGGTCTGTGGGGCTCTGTCCCTGAAGAGGACAAAGCCAGGGGTATGTGTTTGTGTCTGTCCCTCTTGCTGGATTGGAGGGGGGGGGCTCAGTCTCTGCTGTGActctggcacacagcaggtgctcaataaatgcttattgtgtGAATAACTAAAATCACGTGTGGAAGGATGAAAgcagaaaggaggagagggaggagagtctggGATTCTGTCCGACATGCCTGGCtcctgcctggccctgggctcagggTTGCAGCCACTGAGGCAGCCTTCCTGATACCCCCGAGTCCTAATGTTCCTTTAGTCCATCAGGCCTTCTGCTGCTCAGCCTTTTGCACTGGCTCCGTGGGCCTGGAGCAATCTTCCCCGGGGTCAGCTCCACCTCTCTCCTGCACGTTTTTATCCAGAACTCTTTCTGCAGTCCATACTCTGTATCTATGGGTTCCCCAACCATCTCCCCATTATAATTGGGGGgtcccatgagggcagggacctatCCACCTCATTTGCCACTCCAGCCCTGGGACGGGTCTCCAGCCCTGGGGTGGGCCCTGGCTCACACGCTGGCCTGCTGGTGAACAAaggggcaggtgggtggagggacGACGCCTCCAATTCTGAGGACAGGCTGGTACGTGGCTTGGGCCAGGCTGCACTCCCAAGGCCATCCCGTCCCTGTACCCACACCTCCCTGGAGACTCACTTTGATCTCAATCTGCTCCTCCATCTCCTTGCTCTTCATGGCTGCATACTCCTTCTCCAGCCTGCAGAGGGGAGAGCCGATGTGGTTGCCATCCCACTCTCGGGGACCCCTTTCTGCCAGCACCCCGGCCGCCTGGTACTGACCTCTTCATCTTCTTGGGGTTGTACTTGACCTGGTAAGCCTTGAGGATCAGTTTGTCTGGGCAGCTGTCGAACTGGTGGGGGATCACCCTCTGGAAGTACTGTGGGGGGCACAGGCCGTCCCTGACACACAGGCCCTGACTTGGGGGGCCGCCAGAGCTCTGCTGTACCCCGCTTCCCTGCAGGATGAGCTGGTTTGCCAGGGGCGTCACCATGTCCCAGCTCAGGGCCCAGCCTGCCATGGGCACTCTGTCAGTGCGTGTGGAGCGAGTAAGTGCGAGAAGCAGGGCTGGGCGTGCACTGGGGGGAAGCAGCACCTGAAGTCAGGACTGCCGTCTGCAGGGGAAAAGCAGGGCTTCGGCAGCTCCCgtgggcagaggccaggtggTGGTGGGGTCTGAGCGCAGGGACTTTTGCAGAAGAGGGGGGAAGGCGTGTCACTGCCCCAGGGCAGTGAGAGGCTCAAGAGTGTGAGGAGTCGGGGCAGTGGGAGCGGCCTGGAGGGAAGACCCCTTGGTGGTCAGCCTGCACGCCTGTGGCCCCAGGAGCCCTGGCAAAGGGTTAAGCACCAGCTCCAGCGGAGGACACAGCTTGCTGCAGTTCGGGGCCAGGCTGGCTCACGCTCCTCAGCCCAGCTGGCCCCCTCTGGCAGCGGCACACAATGGATGCCCGTGTTCATGGACACAGCCGTGGCCTTTGTGCATTCTTCCCCGAAGCACCAGCTGGAAGATgccggcagggggaggggcctgtgtgACGCGGACGTGGCGGGAAAGCCGGCTGGCCTCCTCTGCAGCTGCCCCAGCCCCCTCACTCCCGCCCGTGCCCTCGCCTGGCCCAGCTGCCGGGGCCCAAACCACAGCCAAGGCCTGGTGGTTTGGCTGCTATCACTATTTGCCCCATTAGACTTTGGAGGACCCAGagctgggagcaggagaggagggtgggaccTCCTAGGGCTTGGCCTAAGCCTAGGCCTTCCACCATTTCCCCCCCGACCCCCGAGTAGCCAGGCTGCTCCTCAGAGCCCACCTTGTCCTCCAGGAAGGCCTCAGGGAATCGTGAAAGGAGCAGGATGCTCAGGAGCACCTTTTGCCCTTGCAGCCAGgcccttccccatctctcagGAGGACTTTACCTGcctgggcagaggggggaggTGCTGGTATAAGGGAATCCCACCCACCCGGGCCTCCTGGCCCACCTGGGACATCCCCTCCATGTCCAGCTGCATCAGCTCTGTCTGGTTCACCTGCAGCAGGGCAAGGCCCACCCGGAACACAATCTCCAGGCCCTGCAAAGGGGATGATGGCAGTGAGTCTCCGATCCTGCTCTCCCGGGGGCGGGGGCTGTCTGACACGCCCCCCAATCCCTCCAAGCCCTGGCCCTTCCTTAGCCTGGGCCTGGCTGGGATTTGTTTCCCATGTTGGGTATCTGGGAGACAAAGGGGTGTTTGGGGTCCTCACCTCGTACATGAAGATGTCGAAGACACGGGTGGCAACAGGTAGCGGGAAAGTGGTCAGGAAGAGCGTGAGAAACCAGGACGAGGCATACATGGACGTGTGAAAGCTCTGGGAGCGGAAGTGGGTGTTCAGATCTGGGAGCTGCTCCtggagtgagggggtgggaggagaaggcCAGGCACCGTGAGGAGGCTGCTTGGCACAAGTGCGGGGCCTCGGTGCCCCGGCCTCCAGGGAGACTTCCTGGCCCGCCCTGGGCAGCCTGTGGCTCCCTTCCTCTGTGCACCCTTGGCACTGTGTTTGGGTGAGGCTGAAGCACCCGAGAGTTCTGAGTGGCACGAGGTGGGGACATAGGCAGGGGTGGCAGGAGTAGCGgcagctgggcggggggggggctgggtATACTGGTAGGCACTGGCACAACGCTTATGGGATCCTCACCACTGCCTCAAGAGGAAGCTTCTAGGGCTCGGGGTGGCGGCGGGGAGGATGGTTATGTGGTTCTGTAACTCCCCAAGTTCACCCAGAGAgcgagaggtggggtggggtagtGAGCCCACCATAGCTCACCCCATATTTTGTGACCTGCCAGTTGCTGTGTCCACCCACAGtggctgccctgcccccatgctTGGCTCCCAGCAGTTCTCAGAGGATGCCTGTCTGATGGGCCTGAACTTCAGACTCCCTGAAAAGGGACAGAAATTGGGGAAACTGGGGCTGGACCAGGTGTCAGGAGCCCCTGGATGTCCTTCACCAAGAGAGAATGGACTCTGGGGCTGTCTCCCTACCTGCCCTGGGGCTTCGTCCCACAGCCAGGAGTTCTCTGGTCCTGTCCCCTACTCTGCTGTGGATGGCCTTGCCTACCTGGCCTGGGGCAGGTGGCTTCTTCTCTGTGGCCTGGGCCACCTGCTTGTCAACACTACCAGGTCCCCTCACGTGACAGTACCTTCCTGCCCACTGCTACACCGAGCTAGACAGCCCCACCTGCGACAGCTTCTGAAGCAGGCCCTGTGTGCGCGTGCAGGcatgtgcacgtgcgtgtgcgtgtgtggacacgcacgcacgcacacccaGTCTTTGTCTGCCAGCCAGGGGCAGGCCCTGTAGGGGCTGCTATTTATAAACAGAGTCGGCTGCTCTCCAGTATCAGCAAAGGCAGGCAGACAACACTTTCCCTACTCCCGCCCCTGGGGAGCAGACAGGGAGGGGCCGGTGGTGTATCTGATAAGAGCCAGCCTGACCCCTCTTCTCCTAGCAGCTCTGGGAGCCCCCACCATCAATGGCTGGTCCTTGCCCTGTCCCTGGAGGCACCCTTCGGGACAGTACCCCACAGCCTCACCAGCATAGGACCCCTTTCTTAGCTGGAACATGCATGCGACTTCTTGGCCCCGGGATTCTCAAAGAGACGGAAATGGGGATGCCCTAGGTTAGCACCCATGGGTGTAGTCCAAAAGAGAAGAGTGGGTGGGTGCAGACCACGCCCAGCCGCCGCTCACCTGTAGCATGTACTCGAACTGGTAGATGCAGAGCCCCAGCTCCGCCATGCTGGGCTTGAAGAGCTCCCTCAGGCGGTACTCCTGCATCAGCCGCACGAATACACAGAAGGCTTCCTCCTCAGGCAtctgtggtggggggggagggggcaggcagggtgggagggggcaggcagggtgggagggggtgctCACTGCTCTTCTTATGGCCCTGGTGTGCAGGGCTTTGCCTGCTTCTGTTCCATTTAGATTTACAGGACATGGACTGTGTGGGCGGCCTGGACCCTCATTAACAAGCCTCTGGTCAGTATCGTCACCTGGGTTTTACTGATGGGAAACCTCCTGAGGCTGAGGTCACCTGCCACAGACCGCCCGGTAGGAAACAGTGGTGCTGGGACTTGACACCCAGGTCTGCCCACCTCCAGAGCCCAAGGTGAGACACCCTCTGGTCCCCCCACCCTCAGCTGTCTCCATTCTCGCCTCCTGAGTCTGCTGGGTTCTCTGGAAGAAATCCTCAACGCAACTAACACTGGCTGACCTAAGCCCCCTGCCTGAGTTCTGGCCCCTGGACAGTGCCGGTGGtcagcccctctgcccccacccactgGGGGCTTGGCCTGGAGACTGGCAGAAGTCGTAGGCGGATGGAGAGGGAAGCTCCGGCCCTAGGAGGACCATGGATGGAGGGAACACTGCTTTTGCCCACCTCCTGGGGGCAGAGCCCAAGGCTGGCTGGCCGCGGCCACCTACCTGCATGAGGAGCAGGCCCACGATGAAGGCGCTGCCCTGGCAGTAGCCCACCTCCCTGTCCACCAGGGAGTAAGCCTGCAAGGGAACACACGTGCGTCACagcagcgccccccaccccaccccccggcagGCCAACCCCGGCAGGGACCCGGGTAGGGAAGGCCCCGAAGGCCCCGGGCCTCACCTTCATGACGTTGAAGAGGACCTCCTGGCCCAGGCTGTCCTGGCCCTTGAAGAACTCGTGCTCTGGGTAGGTGCGGGCAATGTCCCTGCGGATCAGCTTCTCACAGGGCGAGGACATCTTGAGTAGCTCCGAGTACTGGTTCTTGACCGGCATGTCTGTGGCACTGCATAGGAGCTGCCACACGATGGCCCGGAAGTGGTGTGGGATGCCCTTGCGGATCAGCTCCTGAcagcggggcggggcagggggagcaggaggctgggctggaCCCTGTCCCGGGGCAGCCTTCCCCACGGCCACCCAGGCCAGCTCCTAGGACCGCGCTGTCCTCTGCCTCGCCTGCAGCCCAGAGCTGGCTGAGCCACTGTGCGGCAAACAGAATGCATTCTGCTTAACGTGCTGTCCCCAGTCCGTCACGGGACAGAGCAGGGCAGGAGACAGACGCGCACCTGAGACGCCAGCGTGACATCTACTTGCCTAGCCATCCCCACCCGCTGCAGGAGGCCGAGTGGCCCGGCCGGCCCCGCCCAGCCGCACAGGCCCCGCCCACCTTCAGCAGCTTCTCTTTCCTGCGCCGCCACTCCTCCCACTCGTTGGCGATCCGGCCCCACAGGATCCACGTGTCCTCCTCCAGGTGGCTCAGGTTGGAGGAGGCCGAGGAGCTGGACACCAGCGAGGAGCCGCTGTTCCGCCGGGAGCCGTTCATGGAGCGCATGGACTTGGAGTCGGCTTCCAGAagcctgggcagggagggctggtGGAGGCGGGCCCAGGCTGCGGGCACCTCCTGGCCCAGCCCCTAGTCTCTAGAGACGCCCTGGGGGGCTGCTCCTCTCAGGAGCCCCGGAGGCCGACAGGGATTGGGTCTAAATTGTTCTTGCCGGTGCCCTTGGCCGGTGCCCTAAACCCTCTAAGCTGCGTCCTTATTCCTGGGCCCCTGGAGAGTCTGCCTTCTGTGTCCCATTCTGTGTCTAGCGCTAGGCTGAGAAGCATGTATAGGAGCTGACTTAGTCTTGTATCAAGCCAGCAGGGCAGGTTTCCTTAAGATCTGTGCTTTACAGGCCAGGTGTAGAGAGGGCGGGCCACTGGCCGGGGGCAGCCAGCTGGCAAGCGGCTCTATTACCACACGTTTCTGCAGCTCCAGCATCTGGGACCTCGCTGACCCTGCAGGGACTGCCCATGCAGGCCTAGCAGATTCCTAGAGATAGTTAAGGACTTGCCTGCCAGTGCCCCTTTCCTATGCAAACCAGCCAATCTAGAACCCACAAACCAACTACCTCCCCTTCTCTGATCCCCCCCCCCAGGGCCAGGTGCCAGACAACTAGGGCtagcccccaccccagagcccgCTGAGATTATTTAAACGAGCCAGTTTTATCACACGGCCTTGCTAGTCCTTGCTGGTCCTCGCAGAAACCACAACAAAGGCTCTTCTCACAttttccctcactccctctgccccctgactGACCCTGGTGCTTTCTTGTTTAGCCCCACATGGtgtggcgccccccccccccccgccacctcttAGGGACCGTGAGTAACAAACTGGACCTGTTGTCCCTGCCATATCTGATTTATAATAACAAcacctacattttaaaacagggggagggccagaggggaaAGGTGGGAAGGCCTGGCTGAGTCAGAGGCTTTGCTCTTCCCTCCAACAGAGGCTCAGTAGGCGAAGGCCAGGTTCGCAGGCCTCTTGAAACCTTGGTCTCATCTGAATGGGGAAACTGTCTGCTCATCCAGGGGTGACAGAACAAGGACACGGCCCCTGTCAAGCCTCTGGTGGGAGCTGTTCATTTGCCCAGGGCCAGGCCCAGCTCTGAGTGTGAGAGGGCCACCGGGAACTTCTGTTTGGGGCCCAGGCTGCACCCACCCCTCCGAGGCCgctccccatcccccaggccCCAACTCACCGGTTCTGCTCTTCAAGCTTGGCCAGCAGCTCCAGCTCATCGGGGCTGAGGTTCTCGGAGTCAGAGgtgggggagcaggtgggggccGACAGGGCCTCCTGGGATGAGGAGTCGGGGCTCAGAGTGGGGCTCGCCATGGTGGGCAGGCTCAACAGCTGCGAGCAGGGCCAGGTCACAGCTCTGTCTGGGGACCGGAGACACGGGTGGTCAGCACCGGGTGGGGTGCCTTACCCTGTCCTGCAGGCTCTGGGCAGCTGAGCCTGCTGCTCACCTGGGTACGTTTCCTCACCCAGGGCTGGTCTGTCCACTCGGTGCACCCCTCATCCCCATGCACTCCAGCCCAGCGGATAGCCATGCTGGCTCCTTCTACTCCAGACGCTAGCTACCAGGAGCCCTGCCTGTGTTCAGATGCGTGGACAGAGACAGAAGGACCACAGCCAGGGCCCGAGCTGTCCTGCCGTCCCTGGGCATGAAGGCCAAGTCTCAGCTTGACCCTCCTGAGTCTTCAGCAGGGCCAGGGGGCCAAGGGTCCCTGTCACTCAGACCTTGGGGGTGCAGAAGCCCCTGCTTCAGTGGCCCTTCCTGACAGCCTTGGTCCCTGTCTGGCTGTGGCCGGTCCTGGGAGCCCTGCCTCAGCATCTGACCTTCCCCGTCTCATCAACCAAAGTGGGTTGCTGGCACAGCCAGAAGCAATTATTCTCTACTGTTAATTGTCCGTTGCTGCCAACAGCCGGAAGAGTTGACTCCCCTTGGGCTGGGAAGCCAGGGATGGACGTGTCAAAGTGCTGGGAATCCGCCCCAGTGGCTGCAGAGCGAGAGCCACAGGCTCTCATCAGTACCCTGACCACGGCCTGCTGCTGCATGCCGGGTGCGGGCCAGGCCCATTGGTCCCGTTCTTCTTGGGGTGGTCCGGCCCCACCCTCCTGGGAGCTTCAAGAACACCAGCCTCTTGCTTTCTGTCTGCTTCAGGAGAGGCAGCTCAGCAGCAGGCCGAAAGCCAAGGCTCTGGACTCCAACAAACTGGGTCTGAATTGTTGCTCCCCCTcaaccagctgtgtggccttgggccagtCACTTGGCTTCTCTGAGTCTCCAAAGACTGAGGATCATACGGGACCAACTTCAGAGGGTGGCCGTGAGAACTGAGCAAGCCACCACATGTAACATGGGAGAACAGTGCCTGATACTTAATGACTGCTCCCTCCCTCGCTGCTGGTCATTCTTATTCATTCCAGGGCGAGGGCCAAGGCCCCGGTCTAGCTGGGCTCCAGGGTTCTGCTATGCCAGGTGTGGGGGCTGTGGGCAGAAGCAGGCATCACCCTGGTGGGAGGGTTTAGGGGTTGGAAATGGCtaggggagcagaggcaggggccGGGGGTGGTGTTCCTTCTACTCAGTCATGCTTCTGGTAAGCCCAGGCTAGCATC is a window of Zalophus californianus isolate mZalCal1 chromosome 1, mZalCal1.pri.v2, whole genome shotgun sequence DNA encoding:
- the EVI5L gene encoding EVI5-like protein isoform X2, coding for MASPTLSPDSSSQEALSAPTCSPTSDSENLSPDELELLAKLEEQNRLLEADSKSMRSMNGSRRNSGSSLVSSSSASSNLSHLEEDTWILWGRIANEWEEWRRRKEKLLKELIRKGIPHHFRAIVWQLLCSATDMPVKNQYSELLKMSSPCEKLIRRDIARTYPEHEFFKGQDSLGQEVLFNVMKAYSLVDREVGYCQGSAFIVGLLLMQMPEEEAFCVFVRLMQEYRLRELFKPSMAELGLCIYQFEYMLQEQLPDLNTHFRSQSFHTSMYASSWFLTLFLTTFPLPVATRVFDIFMYEGLEIVFRVGLALLQVNQTELMQLDMEGMSQYFQRVIPHQFDSCPDKLILKAYQVKYNPKKMKRLEKEYAAMKSKEMEEQIEIKRLRTENRLLKQRIETLEKGQVTRAQEAEENYVIKRELAVVRQQCSSAAEDLQKAQSTIRQLQEQQDNPRLSEDFVAHLETELEQSRLRETETLGALREMQDKVLDMEKRNSSLPDENNVARLQEELKALKVREGEAVASARELKLQLQELSDTWQAHLSRGGRWKESPRKLVLGELQDELMSVRLREAQALAEGRELRQRVVELETQDHIHRNLLNRVEAERAALQEKLQYLAAQNKGLQTQLSESRRKQAEAECKSKEEVMAVRLREADSMAAVAEMRQRIAELEIQREEGRIQGQLNHSDSSQYIRELKDQIEELKAEVRLLKGPPPFEDPLAFDGLGLARHLDEDSLPSSDEELLGVGVGAALQDALYPLSPRDARFFRRLERPAKDSEGSSDSDADELTAPYSQGLDN
- the EVI5L gene encoding EVI5-like protein isoform X1; the encoded protein is MASPTLSPDSSSQEALSAPTCSPTSDSENLSPDELELLAKLEEQNRLLEADSKSMRSMNGSRRNSGSSLVSSSSASSNLSHLEEDTWILWGRIANEWEEWRRRKEKLLKELIRKGIPHHFRAIVWQLLCSATDMPVKNQYSELLKMSSPCEKLIRRDIARTYPEHEFFKGQDSLGQEVLFNVMKAYSLVDREVGYCQGSAFIVGLLLMQMPEEEAFCVFVRLMQEYRLRELFKPSMAELGLCIYQFEYMLQEQLPDLNTHFRSQSFHTSMYASSWFLTLFLTTFPLPVATRVFDIFMYEGLEIVFRVGLALLQVNQTELMQLDMEGMSQYFQRVIPHQFDSCPDKLILKAYQVKYNPKKMKRLEKEYAAMKSKEMEEQIEIKRLRTENRLLKQRIETLEKESAALADRLIQGQVTRAQEAEENYVIKRELAVVRQQCSSAAEDLQKAQSTIRQLQEQQDNPRLSEDFVAHLETELEQSRLRETETLGALREMQDKVLDMEKRNSSLPDENNVARLQEELKALKVREGEAVASARELKLQLQELSDTWQAHLSRGGRWKESPRKLVLGELQDELMSVRLREAQALAEGRELRQRVVELETQDHIHRNLLNRVEAERAALQEKLQYLAAQNKGLQTQLSESRRKQAEAECKSKEEVMAVRLREADSMAAVAEMRQRIAELEIQREEGRIQGQLNHSDSSQYIRELKDQIEELKAEVRLLKGPPPFEDPLAFDGLGLARHLDEDSLPSSDEELLGVGVGAALQDALYPLSPRDARFFRRLERPAKDSEGSSDSDADELTAPYSQGLDN